The following are encoded in a window of Ranitomeya variabilis isolate aRanVar5 chromosome 6, aRanVar5.hap1, whole genome shotgun sequence genomic DNA:
- the LOC143783240 gene encoding protein FAM200C-like, which yields MAKRKKDEEYRTFQQEWTDEFAFVERAGSPVCLICNDKIASMKRSNIKRHFDTRHASFASKYPAGDSRKKACQELLCKVQASQQQLRVWTQQGDLNSASFVGALAIVRNGKPFTDGEYAKTFMLDVANELFDDFPDKAKIIKRIKDMPLSARTVHDRAIMMANQIEASQVKDINTALFFSLALDESTDVSHISQFSIIARYAVGDTLHEESLAVLPLKGTTRGDDLFKSFTEFTKEKNLPMHKLISVCTDGAPCMVGKNKGFVALLREHEKRPILSFHCILHQEALCAQMFGEQLGEVMSLVIQVVNFIVARALNDRQFKTLLDEVGNNYPGLLLHSNVRWLSRGKVLSRFAACLSEIRTFLEMKNVDHPELSNTEWLLKFFYLVDMTEHLNQLNVKMQGVGNTVLSLQQSVFAFENKLELFIADIETGRLIHFEKLGEFKDACTANDPAQHLDIQQLAGFTSNLLQSFKARFGEFREHTRLFKFITHPHECALDSTDLSYIPGVSIRDFELQAADLKASDMWVNKFKSLNEDLEKLARQQAELASKHKWREMKQLQHADQLIVKTWNALPVTYQTLQRVGIAVLTMFGSTYACEQSFSHLKHIKTNIRSRLTDGSLNACMKLNLTTYEPDYKAISKSMQHQKSH from the coding sequence ATGGCTAAAAGAAAGAAGGATGAGGAGTATCGTACTTTTCAGCAGGAGTGGACAGACGAATTTGCCTTTGTGGAGAGAGCAGGTTCACCAGTTTGTCTTATATGCAATGATAAAATTGCATCCATGAAGCGGTCAAATATAAAGCGCCACTTTGACACACGCCATGCTTCATTTGCATCGAAATATCCTGCAGGGGACAGCAGGAAGAAAGCCTGTCAAGAGCTGCTGTGCAAAGTGCAAGCTAGTCAGCAGCAACTTCGAGTTTGGACCCAACAAGGTGACTTAAATTCGGCTAGCTTTGTTGGTGCTTTGGCAATTGTCAGAAACGGAAAACCATTCACAGATGGGGAGTATGCCAAAACATTTATGCTTGATGTTgccaatgaactttttgatgattttccggATAAAGCCAAGATTATCAAACGGATAAAAGACATGCCTCTGTCAGCAAGAACAGTTCATGACCGTGCCATCATGATGGCAAATCAGATTGAGGCATCCCAAGTGAAGGACATAAATACAGCTCTGTTCTTTTCTCTTGCTTTGGATGAATCAACTGACGTAAGCCATATATCTCAGTTCAGCATCATTGCAAGGTATGCTGTCGGTGACACGTTACATGAGGAAAGTCTTGCTGTTTTGCCTCTGAAAGGGACAACAAGAGGGGATGATTTGTTCAAGTCATTCACTGAGTTCACTAAAGAAAAAAATCTACCAATGCATAAACTTATTTCAGTGTGTACTGATGGTGCTCCATGCATGGTAGGAAAAAACAAAGGATTTGTAGCGCTTCTTCGTGAACATGAAAAAAGACCTATCCTTAGTTTTCACTGCATCCTACATCAGGAGGCACTTTGTGCTCAGATGTTTGGTGAGCAGCTTGGTGAGGTGATGTCACTTGTCATTCAGGTGGTCAACTTTATTGTTGCCCGTGCTTTAAATGATCGCCAGTTTAAAACACTCCTGGATGAAGTTGGGAATAATTATCCTGGTCTGCTTCTGCACAGCAACGTGCGCTGGCTGTCAAGAGGGAAGGTGCTCAGCCGTTTCGCAGCTTGTCTGAGTGAAATACGAACTTTTCTTGAAATGAAAAACGTTGACCATCCTGAGTTGTCCAACACTGAGTGGCTCCTGAAGTTCTTCTATCTTGTAGATATGACTGAACATCTGAACCAGCTCAATGTGAAAATGCAAGGCGTTGGTAATACAGTTTTATCGCTTCAACAATCTGTGTTTGCATTTGAAAATAAGCTGGAACTGTTTATCGCAGACATTGAAACAGGTCGTTTAATACACTTTGAAAAACTGGGAGAGTTTAAAGATGCATGCACAGCAAATGACCCTGCACAACATCTTGATATTCAGCAGCTAGCAGGCTTTACATCCAATCTCCTGCAATCATTCAAAGCGCGCTTTGGAGAATTTCGTGAGCACACTCGTCTTTTTAAGTTCATCACTCATCCACATGAGTGTGCACTGGACAGCACTGACCTGAGTTATATCCCTGGTGTCTCCATCAGAGATTTTGAGCTACAAGCTGCTGACCTGAAGGCTTCAGACATGTGGGTGAATAAGTTTAAATCACTTAATGAAGATTTGGAAAAACTTGCACGACAGCAAGCAGAGTTGGCAAGCAAACACAAGTGGAGAGAAATGAAACAACTCCAACATGCAGACCAGCTGATTGTCAAAACTTGGAATGCACTTCCTGTCACATACCAAACACTGCAGCGTGTGGGTATTGCTGTACTGACAATGTTTGGCTCTACCTATGCATGCGAGCAGTCTTTCTCACATCTAAAGCACATCAAGACTAACATACGTTCACGTTTAACGGATGGAAGTCTCAACGCCTGCATGAAGCTAAACCTCACCACGTATGAACCAGATTACAAAGCCATCAGCAAATCCATGCAGCACCAGAAGTCACATTAA